AGCAGGGACACCTTCAAGGGCTTTCTGGGTTTCCCAGTTAAGCCTTTTTTTTGCCTCACTTTTTGTCACGGAACATTCGTCATCATGCTTGCTCGCTGGTTACCTGCCGCCATCAATACCCGTCCCTCCGAATGGAGCCGCGCTGCCATCGGCATGTCCCTCGGCACGCTGTTCAGCGTCTGGTTGTGCAGCCAGGTGTTTGGCATTCAGGTCGCGCAGCATTTGGTCGGCCCGTTGGGTGCGTCGGCGGTGTTGCTGTTCGCGGTGTCTTCCGGTGCCCTCGCCCAGCCGTGGTCGATTCTCGGCGGCTATTTCAGCGCCGGCGTGGTCTCGCTGCTGGTCGCGCATGTGCTCGGGCGCACGTTGGGCAGCGCGTGTCTGGCGGCGGGAATGGCGGTGGTCTTGATGTGCTGGTTGCGTTGCCTGCATCCGCCGGCCGGAGCGTTGGCGCTGCTGTTGGTGCTGGCCGACCCGGCGACTATCGCGCTGGACTGGAAAGCCCTCGCGCCGGTGATGCTCAGTGCGGCAGCGATGCTGCTGAGTGCGTTGGCGTACAACAACCTGACGCGGATTCGTTATCCAAAACGCCCGGCGGAACCCGCGCCAGTGCTGCCTTCGGCCGACAGTCAGGCGATCACCGCCGAGGATTTGAAACGGGCCCTGGCGGACATGGAAGCCTTTATTGACGTCACCCCCGAAGACCTCGAACAACTGATCCACGCCAGCGAACTGCACGCCAAACGCCGCAGCATCAGCGAAGTGCTCAGCAGCAGAACCTGACACCCCGCAATACTTCACTAACCCCCCGACTCCTGTGGGAGCCGAGCTTGCTCGCGATAGCGTCCTTTCAGACACCATCGATGTGCCTGAAAGATTGAAATCGCGAGCAAGCTCAGCTCCCACAGGGTTTTCCGTGGCTGTCGCAAAAGTGTTCAGGGGCGATCTTCGGATTTTGCGCTAAGGTAAAAATGCAGAAAGAACCTGCACGTATCCCGGTTGTACATCGCAAAATTGCACTGTTACGATCCGGCATCGCTCGCGCGCGAGCGCGTATATAAAAGAACAATAAAAGCAGGGAGTTATCGATGACTGCTCAGGTTTCATCTAAGGAGATCAAAGCCATGGATGCCATGCAAAATGCCGTTCTGGCCGAGGTTCGCAACCATATCGGTCACCTGACCCTGAATCGCCCCGCCGGCCTCAATGCGATCACCCTCGACATGGTCCGGCGCCTGCAACGCCAACTCGACGCCTGGGCCGAAGATCCGCAGGTCAACGCCGTGGTGTTACGCGGTGCCGGCGAGAAGGCCTTCTGTGCCGGCGGCGACATTCGTTCGCTGTACGACAGCTACAAAAACGGCGACACGCTGCACGAAGATTTCTTCGTCGAGGAATACGCCCTCGACCTCACACTCCACCACTACCGCAAACCGGTCCTCGCGCTGATGGACGGTTTTGTCCTTGGCGGCGGCATGGGTCTGGTGCAAGGCGCCGACCTGCGCGTGGTCACCGAGCGCAGCCGACTGGCGATGCCGGAAGTGGCCATCGGCTATTTTCCCGACGTCGGCGGCAGCTACTTTCTGTCGCGCATTCCGGGCGAACTGGGGATTTACCTCGGCGTCAGCGGCGTGCAGATTCGCGCGGCGGACGCGCTGTATTGCGGCTTGGCCGACTGGTACCTGGAAAGCGCCAGACTGGGTCAGCTCGATGAGCTACTCGATCATCTGGAATGGCACGAAACGCCACTCAAGGACCTGCAAGGCGCGCTGGCGAAAATCGCCGCGCAGCAATTGCCCGACGCGCCGCTGAGTGCGCTGCGCCCGGCCATCGACCACTTCTTCGGCCTGCCGGATGTCGCGAGCATGGTCGAGCAAATGCGCGAAGTGACGGTCGCCAACAGCCACGAATGGGCCAAGTCCACCGCCGATCTGCTGGAAAGCCGTTCACCGCTGGCCATGGGCGTGACCCTGGAAATGCTCCGGCGCGGACGCAAGTTGAGCCTGGAACAATGCTTCGCCCTCGAGCTGCACCTGGACCGTCAATGGTTCGACCGTGGCGACCTGATCGAAGGCGTGCGCGCCTTGCTGATCGACAAAGACAAACAACCGCGCTGGAACCCGCCGACCTTGCAGGCGCTGCACGCCGAGCACGTCGAGAGTTTCTTCAGTGGTTTTGCGCAGAGCGGGAACTGAGTCATGCACGATATCGAATTAAGCGAAGAGCAAGTGATGATCCGCGACATGGCCCGGGACTTTGCCCGTGGCGAAATCGCGCCCCACGCGCAAGCCTGGGAAAAGGCTGGCTGGATCGACGACGGTCTGGTGGCGAAGATGGGCGAGTTGGGCTTGCTGGGCATGGTGGTGCCGGAAGAATGGGGCGGCACTTATGTCGACTACGTTGCCTATGCCTTGGCCGTGGAAGAGATTTCTGCCGGTGATGGCGCCACGGGCGCGCTGATGAGCATTCACAACTCGGTGGGTTGCGGCCCGGTGCTCAATTACGGCACTGAAGAACAGAAAAAAACCTGGTTGCCGGACCTCGCCAGTGGTCAGGCGATTGGCTGTTTTTGCCTGACTGAACCGCAAGCCGGCTCCGAAGCGCACAACCTGCGCACCCGCGCCGAACTGCGCGACGGCCAGTGGGTGATTAACGGCGCCAAGCAGTTTGTCAGCAACGGCAAACGCGCAAAACTGGCGATTGTGTTCGCGGTGACTGACCCGGACCTGGGCAAACGCGGAATCTCGGCGTTTCTGGTGCCGACCGATACCCCGGGGTTTATCGTCGACCGCACCGAGCACAAAATGGGCATCCGCGCCTCCGACACCTGCGCGGTGACGCTGAGCAATTGCACGATTGCCGAAGCCAATCTGCTGGGCGAGCGCGGCAAAGGCCTGGCCATCGCCCTGTCCAACCTTGAAGGCGGGCGCATCGGCATCGCCGCGCAAGCACTGGGCATTGCGCGTGCGGCGTTTGAAGCGGCGCTGGCCTATTCGCGCGATCGAGTGCAGTTCGGCAAGACCATCAATGAACACCAAAGCATCGCCAACATGCTCGCCGACATGCACACACGGCTGAACGCGGCGCGGTTGCTGGTCCTCCACGCCGCGCGGCTGCGCAGCGCCGGTAAACCGTGTTTGTCGGAAGCTTCGCAGGCGAAGTTGTTTGCCTCGGAAATCGCCGAAAAGGTCTGCTCTTCGGCGATCCAGATTCATGGCGGTTATGGCTACCTGGAGGATTACCCGGTAGAGCGTTATTACCGGGATGCGCGGATCACGCAGATTTACGAAGGGTCGAGCGAGATCCAGCGAATGGTGATTGCTCGCGAATTGAAAAACTATCTGGTCTGAATGAACGTTCCCACGCGGAGCGTGGGAACGTTCAACAATATCTGCTGTGATGGCCTGAAAGCATCGCGAGCAAGCTCGCTCCCACAGGGATCTCCAGTGTTCACAGATGTTGTGTTCACCACACGGATCTCCGGTGTTCACAGATGTTGTGTTCACCAGAGATCGAATGTGGGAGCGAGCTTGCTCGCGATGACGTCCGCTCAGAAGCTACCTCACTTGCCCTGAAACTCAGCCTCGCGCTTGGCGATAAACGCCGCCATCCCTTCTTTCTGATCCTGCGTCGCGAACGCCGCGTGGAACACTCGGCGCTCGAAGCGCACGCCTTCCGACAGGCTCACTTCAAACGCGCGGTTGACGCTTTCCTTGACCATCATCGCGATCGGCAACGACTTCTTCGCAATCAACGTCGCGACTTTCAGCGCCTCATCGAGCAATTCATCCGCCGGCACGATCCGCGCGACAATCCCGCAACGCTCCGCTTCCACTGCATCGATCAACCGCCCGCTCAAGCACATTTCCATGGCTTTGGCCTTGCCCACCGCGCGGGTCAGGCGCTGGGTGCCGCCCATGCCCGGGAGCACGCCGAGGTTGATTTCCGGCTGGCCGAACCGGGCGTTGTCGCCGGCGAGGATAAAGTCGCACATCAGCGCCAGTTCACAGCCACCGCCAAGGGCAAAACCGTTGACCGCAGCGATAATTGGCTTGCGGCGGTTGGCCACCCGATCACTGTCGCTGAACAGGTCGTCGAGGTAGATCTGCGGATACGTCAGCTCGGCCATTTCCTTGATGTCGGCGCCAGCGGCGAAGGCTTTCTTCGAACCGGTGAGCACGATGCAGCCGATGTTCGAATCGGCTTCGAGGCCATCGAGAGCGTGGTTCAGTTCGCTGACCAGTTGCGCGTTCAAGGCATTCAGCGCTTGTGGCCGGTTGAGCGTGATCAGACCGACGCGGCCCTGGGTTTCCAGGAGAATCGTTTCGTAAGACATACAGAATTCCTTATTAAAGATTGCGCGAAATAACCATGCGCTGAATATCGCTGGTGCCTTCGTAGATCTGGCACACGCGCACGTCGCGGTAGATTCGTTCCAGCGGGAAGTCGTTGAGGTAACCGTATCCGCCGAGGGTTTGCAACGCGCTGGAGCAGACTTTTTCGGCCATTTCCGAGGCGAACAGCTTGGCCATCGAGGCTTCGACCAGCGCCGGTTTGCCGCTGTCGCGCAGTGCTGCTGCGTAATGCACCATTTGCCGGGCGACGGCGATTTGCGTCGCCATGTCAGCCAAACGGAAGGCCACCGCTTGGTGTTCGATGATCGGCTTGCCGAAACTTTCGCGCTCACGGGCATAATCGCGCGCGGCTTCGAACGCGGCGCGGGCCATGCCCACCGATTGCGCGGCGATGCCGACGCGTCCGCCCTCAAGGTTGGCCAGGGCGATGCGGTAACCTTCGCCCTCCTCGCCCAAGCGGTTGGCGACCGGCACTTTGACGTCTTCAAACAGAATCTGGCAGGTGTCCGAGGCGTGCTGGCCGAGTTTGTCTTCGACCCGCGCGACTTTGTAGCCCGGTGAATCGGTCGGCACGATCAGCGCGGTGATCCCGCGTTTGCCCGCGCCCGGATCGGTGACGGCGAACACGATGACCACCCCGGCGTTCTGCCCGGACGTGATGAACTGTTTGCAGCCGTTCAACACGTAATGATCGCCTTCCAACCGCGCGCGGGTTTTCAGGCCGCTGGCATCGGAACCGGCCTGCGGTTCGGTCAACGCAAACGCGCCGAGCATTGCGCCGCTGGCGAGTGGTGTGAGCAAGCGTTGTTTCTGTTCGTCGGTGCCGTACTTGAGAATCGGCACGCAACCCACCGAGTTGTGCACGCTCATGATCGTCGAGCAGGCGCCGTCGCCCGCGGCGATTTCTTCCAGGGCCATGGCGTAAGCCAGATAACCGGTGTCGCAACCGCCCCACTGTTCCGGCACCAGCATGCCGAAGAAGCCCAGCTCGGCCATTTCGCCGATGGCCTCTTTCGGAAAGCGATGCTCGCGGTCCCATTCTGCGGCAAACGGCTTCAGCCGCTCCTGAGCAAACTGCCGGGCGGCTTCGCTGATTTGTGATTGTTCGTCATTGGGAATCATGGTGAATCCTTAAAAAATGAGCTGAATGCATCCTGCTCTTGTAGGAGCATGGCTTGCCCGCGATGGCGTCCTCTAGAGGGTCATCGCGGGCAAGCCTTGCTCCTACGAGGTGGCAGCGTTAGTACAAGCATTCCACGGCCATGGCCGTTGCTTCGCCGCCGCCGATGCAGATTGCTGCAACGCCGCGTTTCAGGCCTTTCTGGCGCAGCGCCGAAAGCAATGTCACCAGAATCCGCGCGCCCGACGCGCCAATCGGATGGCCCAGCGCGCAGGCGCCGCCGTGCACGTTGACCTTCTCATGGGGGATTTCCAGTTTGCTCATGGTCACCAGACTGACCACCGCAAACGCTTCGTTCACCTCAAACAACTCGACTTCATCCAGCGACCAGCCGGTTTTTGTCATCAGTTTCTTGATCGCACCGACCGGCGCCACCGGGAACAGCCCCGGCGTATCGGCAAACGCCGCGTGGCCGTGAATCACCGCCAGAGGCTTGAGCCCGCGCTGTTGTGCCTCGGAACGACGCATCAGCACCAGCGCTGCGGCGCCGTCGGAGATTGAGCTGGAGTTCGCCGCTGTCACCGTGCCGCCGTCGCGGAACGCCGGTTTCAGCGCGGCGATCTTGTCGAGTTTGGCTTTCGGCGGTTGTTCGTCGTTGCTGATCAGCACCTGTTCCTTGCCGACCATCACGCTCAGCGGGACGATTTCGTCCTTGAAGCTGCCGTCCTTGATCGCCTGCTGCGCGCGGGTGGTCGAGGCGATCGCAAAAGCGTCCTGCGCTTCGCGGCTGAAACCGTTGGTCTCGGCGCAATCCTCGGCAAAAGTGCCCATCAGCCGGCCCTTGTCGTAGGCGTCTTCGAGGCCGTCGAGGAACATGTGATCGAGCACCCGGCCGTGGCCCATGCGAAAACCGCTGCGGGCGCGATCGAGCAGATATGGCGAGTTCGACATGCTTTCCATGCCGCCGGCGATAACCACTTCGGCGCTGCCGGCCACCAGCATGTCGTGGGCCAGAATCGTCGCTTCCATGCCCGAACCGCACATCTTGTTCAGCGTGGTGCAACGGGTCGATTTATCCAGCCCGGCGCCGAGTGCCGCTTGCCGCGCGGGGGCCTGGCCGAGGCCGGCGGACAGCACGCAGCCGAACAGCACTTCTTCAACCGCATCGGCGCCGATACCGGCACGCTCGACCGCCGCTTTGATCGCTGCGGCGCCGAGTTGCGGTGCGGTGAGGCTTTTCAGTTCGCCCTGGAAGCCGCCCATCGGAGTGCGGACGGCGCTGACGATAACAATCGGATCGTTGGCAAGAGTCATGACAAAGTTCTCCTTACTTGGCGGCCATGCGCAAGGCGCCGTCGAGACGGATCACCTCGCCATTGAGCATGCTGTTTTCGATGATATGCCGCACCAGCGCCGCGTATTCGGCGGGTTTGCCCAGACGTGGCGGGAACGGCACACCGGCGGCCAGCGAAGCGCGGACTTCCTCAGTCATGCCGGCCATCATCGGCGTTTCGAAAATGCCCGGTGCGATAGTCATCACGCGGATGCCGAAACGCGCCAGTTCACGAGCGGCGGGCAAGGTCAGGCTGACAATCGCGCCTTTCGACGCGGCGTACGCAGCCTGGCCGATCTGCCCGTCGTAGGCGGCCACCGACGCGGTGTTGATGATCACGCCGCGCTCACCGTCGGCGTTCGCTTCGGTTTCGGCGATGGCCGCTGCGGCCAGGCGCAGCATATTGAAGCTGCCGATCAGGTTGACGTTAATCACCTGGCTGAAACTCGCCAGCGCATGCGGGCCAGTCTTGCCGAGGATTTTCTCGCCGCGCACGATGCCGGCGCAATTCACCAGACCGTGCAGGCCACCGAAGGCTTGCACCGTCGCGGCGACCGCAGCTTCAGCGGCGGCTTCATTGCTGATGTCCGCGACCACGCTTTGCGCGCCATGACCAAGCCGTTGTGCCTGCGCCGCAACAGCCTCGGCGTTCATGTCCACCAACATCACTTTGGCGCCCGCCGCGACGAGCATTTCAGCGGTGGCGGCACCGAGGCCGGATGCGCCGCCGGTGACGAGAAAAACCTTGTTTTCGATCTGCATCTTATTTTCCTTCGATTCAAGCAGAAGCTTTGTGAGCCGCGGCCTCTTGAGCCTTGGCGATTTCCTGGTTGCGCAAGATAAAGCGCTGCAATTTGCCGCTTGGGGTTTTCGGCAAATCGCTGACGAATTCGATTTCACGCGGGTACGAGTGCGCGGCCAGACGTTTACGCACGTGTTGCTTGAGTTCTTCGGCAAGTTCCGGCGTGGCGCGGTACTGCGCGCCGATCACGACGAAGGCTTTGACCAGTTCGGTACGCTCGGCGTCGGGTTTGCCGACCACCGCCGCTTCAATCACCGCCGGGTGTTCGATCAATGCGCTTTCGACGTCGAACGGGCCGACGCGATAGCCGGACGTGGTGATCACGTCATCGCTGCGACCGACGAAACTGATGCTGCCGTCCGGGTTCCACTCGACGCTGTCGCCGCTCAGGTAATAGTTGCCGACGAACGCCTTGGTCGGCGCGCCTTCGTAGCCGCCGAACCAGCACATCGGCGATTGCGTGCGGTCGATGGCGAGGATGCCCGGCTGGCCGACGCCGAGTTCCTGATGGTCGTCATCGAGCACAACGATGCGGTGCCCCGGCGAGGCGAAACCGGCGGCGCCGAGGTGGATCGGGTGTTCGAGGCCATGGTGGTTGCACAGGACCATGCCCAGTTCGGTCTGGCCGTAATGATCGTGAATGACCACGCCGAGGTTGTCGGCGAACCAGCGAATCACTTCCGGGTTCAACGGCTCGCCGGCGCTGCTGACGATGCGCAGTTTGCCGTTGATCGAGCGGGCGAATTCGTCGCCGCCAGCGATCAGCAAACGGTAGGCGGTCGGCGAACCGGTGAGGTTGGTGATGCCATATTTGTTGATCACCCGGCAGGTGCTTTCGAGGGTGAACGGGCCATCGTAAAACGTGATCGGATGCCCCATCGCCAGCGGCCCGGTGACGCCGAAATAGATGCCGTAGGCCCAGCCCGGATCGGCAACGTTCCAGAATGCATCTTCGGGGCGCAAATCCACGGCATCGCGGGTGTAGTTCTGGAACGCGACGATGGCTTTGAGCGGCACCGACAGCGCTTTTGCCGGGCCGGTGGTGCCCGACGTGAACATCAGCAGAAACGGGTCCTCGCCGCTGAGCATGACGGGTTCGCACGCGGCGGGATAATTCGCCAGTTCGGCCCAGAAGCTGTAATCGCCA
The window above is part of the Pseudomonas prosekii genome. Proteins encoded here:
- a CDS encoding HPP family protein, whose product is MLARWLPAAINTRPSEWSRAAIGMSLGTLFSVWLCSQVFGIQVAQHLVGPLGASAVLLFAVSSGALAQPWSILGGYFSAGVVSLLVAHVLGRTLGSACLAAGMAVVLMCWLRCLHPPAGALALLLVLADPATIALDWKALAPVMLSAAAMLLSALAYNNLTRIRYPKRPAEPAPVLPSADSQAITAEDLKRALADMEAFIDVTPEDLEQLIHASELHAKRRSISEVLSSRT
- a CDS encoding enoyl-CoA hydratase/isomerase family protein, producing MTAQVSSKEIKAMDAMQNAVLAEVRNHIGHLTLNRPAGLNAITLDMVRRLQRQLDAWAEDPQVNAVVLRGAGEKAFCAGGDIRSLYDSYKNGDTLHEDFFVEEYALDLTLHHYRKPVLALMDGFVLGGGMGLVQGADLRVVTERSRLAMPEVAIGYFPDVGGSYFLSRIPGELGIYLGVSGVQIRAADALYCGLADWYLESARLGQLDELLDHLEWHETPLKDLQGALAKIAAQQLPDAPLSALRPAIDHFFGLPDVASMVEQMREVTVANSHEWAKSTADLLESRSPLAMGVTLEMLRRGRKLSLEQCFALELHLDRQWFDRGDLIEGVRALLIDKDKQPRWNPPTLQALHAEHVESFFSGFAQSGN
- a CDS encoding acyl-CoA dehydrogenase family protein — encoded protein: MHDIELSEEQVMIRDMARDFARGEIAPHAQAWEKAGWIDDGLVAKMGELGLLGMVVPEEWGGTYVDYVAYALAVEEISAGDGATGALMSIHNSVGCGPVLNYGTEEQKKTWLPDLASGQAIGCFCLTEPQAGSEAHNLRTRAELRDGQWVINGAKQFVSNGKRAKLAIVFAVTDPDLGKRGISAFLVPTDTPGFIVDRTEHKMGIRASDTCAVTLSNCTIAEANLLGERGKGLAIALSNLEGGRIGIAAQALGIARAAFEAALAYSRDRVQFGKTINEHQSIANMLADMHTRLNAARLLVLHAARLRSAGKPCLSEASQAKLFASEIAEKVCSSAIQIHGGYGYLEDYPVERYYRDARITQIYEGSSEIQRMVIARELKNYLV
- a CDS encoding enoyl-CoA hydratase; translated protein: MSYETILLETQGRVGLITLNRPQALNALNAQLVSELNHALDGLEADSNIGCIVLTGSKKAFAAGADIKEMAELTYPQIYLDDLFSDSDRVANRRKPIIAAVNGFALGGGCELALMCDFILAGDNARFGQPEINLGVLPGMGGTQRLTRAVGKAKAMEMCLSGRLIDAVEAERCGIVARIVPADELLDEALKVATLIAKKSLPIAMMVKESVNRAFEVSLSEGVRFERRVFHAAFATQDQKEGMAAFIAKREAEFQGK
- a CDS encoding acyl-CoA dehydrogenase, with protein sequence MIPNDEQSQISEAARQFAQERLKPFAAEWDREHRFPKEAIGEMAELGFFGMLVPEQWGGCDTGYLAYAMALEEIAAGDGACSTIMSVHNSVGCVPILKYGTDEQKQRLLTPLASGAMLGAFALTEPQAGSDASGLKTRARLEGDHYVLNGCKQFITSGQNAGVVIVFAVTDPGAGKRGITALIVPTDSPGYKVARVEDKLGQHASDTCQILFEDVKVPVANRLGEEGEGYRIALANLEGGRVGIAAQSVGMARAAFEAARDYARERESFGKPIIEHQAVAFRLADMATQIAVARQMVHYAAALRDSGKPALVEASMAKLFASEMAEKVCSSALQTLGGYGYLNDFPLERIYRDVRVCQIYEGTSDIQRMVISRNL
- a CDS encoding acetyl-CoA C-acyltransferase, with translation MTLANDPIVIVSAVRTPMGGFQGELKSLTAPQLGAAAIKAAVERAGIGADAVEEVLFGCVLSAGLGQAPARQAALGAGLDKSTRCTTLNKMCGSGMEATILAHDMLVAGSAEVVIAGGMESMSNSPYLLDRARSGFRMGHGRVLDHMFLDGLEDAYDKGRLMGTFAEDCAETNGFSREAQDAFAIASTTRAQQAIKDGSFKDEIVPLSVMVGKEQVLISNDEQPPKAKLDKIAALKPAFRDGGTVTAANSSSISDGAAALVLMRRSEAQQRGLKPLAVIHGHAAFADTPGLFPVAPVGAIKKLMTKTGWSLDEVELFEVNEAFAVVSLVTMSKLEIPHEKVNVHGGACALGHPIGASGARILVTLLSALRQKGLKRGVAAICIGGGEATAMAVECLY
- a CDS encoding SDR family NAD(P)-dependent oxidoreductase is translated as MQIENKVFLVTGGASGLGAATAEMLVAAGAKVMLVDMNAEAVAAQAQRLGHGAQSVVADISNEAAAEAAVAATVQAFGGLHGLVNCAGIVRGEKILGKTGPHALASFSQVINVNLIGSFNMLRLAAAAIAETEANADGERGVIINTASVAAYDGQIGQAAYAASKGAIVSLTLPAARELARFGIRVMTIAPGIFETPMMAGMTEEVRASLAAGVPFPPRLGKPAEYAALVRHIIENSMLNGEVIRLDGALRMAAK
- a CDS encoding AMP-binding protein; this encodes MRDYLSAVSQFDYQHTVGAALAGDLSALNACVECCDRHALPGRIALFWEGRDGASATYTFSDLQDKAARFANFLLAQGVRKGDKVAGLLPRNIELLITVFATWRIGAVYQPLFTAFGPKAIEHRLNTSGAKVVVTDAVNRPKLADVADCPTIATVGGPKGQGIVRGDYSFWAELANYPAACEPVMLSGEDPFLLMFTSGTTGPAKALSVPLKAIVAFQNYTRDAVDLRPEDAFWNVADPGWAYGIYFGVTGPLAMGHPITFYDGPFTLESTCRVINKYGITNLTGSPTAYRLLIAGGDEFARSINGKLRIVSSAGEPLNPEVIRWFADNLGVVIHDHYGQTELGMVLCNHHGLEHPIHLGAAGFASPGHRIVVLDDDHQELGVGQPGILAIDRTQSPMCWFGGYEGAPTKAFVGNYYLSGDSVEWNPDGSISFVGRSDDVITTSGYRVGPFDVESALIEHPAVIEAAVVGKPDAERTELVKAFVVIGAQYRATPELAEELKQHVRKRLAAHSYPREIEFVSDLPKTPSGKLQRFILRNQEIAKAQEAAAHKASA